Proteins from a genomic interval of Leptospira kanakyensis:
- the fbp gene encoding class 1 fructose-bisphosphatase, with protein MNATPKQKKLISLSQFILEEQLKIPHASGEFTALLSHLVYAAKIVGREVRKAGLLDDILGATEDTNVQGETQMKLDQYADNAFNQSLKICGHLCVLASEEHEHIIPIPGGYNMGKYTMAIDPLDGSSNIDTNVSIGTIFSIHQRLEPNSKEPGGERDLLQQGHLQRCAGYIIYGSSTMLVLSTGKGVSGFTLDPSVGEFLLSHPNMQMPISGDIYSANEGNASYWSPEVQAYLQKIKSIEGGKKPKTARYIGSLVADFHRNLLKGGIFLYPNDTKSSKYPNGKLRLLYEAAPMAYIAEQAGGMAVTVKGERILDLTPKELHERTTLIIGSKKEVEEFLTFIPKA; from the coding sequence GTGAACGCAACACCGAAACAAAAAAAACTCATCTCTCTATCGCAATTCATTCTAGAAGAGCAACTCAAAATCCCTCATGCCTCCGGAGAATTTACAGCTCTACTCAGCCATCTCGTTTATGCTGCCAAAATCGTCGGTCGCGAAGTGAGAAAGGCCGGACTTTTGGATGATATCCTTGGTGCCACAGAAGATACCAATGTCCAAGGCGAAACCCAAATGAAATTGGACCAATACGCGGACAACGCCTTCAACCAGTCCCTTAAAATTTGTGGCCACCTTTGTGTCCTTGCCAGTGAAGAACACGAACACATCATCCCAATTCCTGGTGGTTACAATATGGGAAAGTACACTATGGCCATTGATCCCCTAGACGGATCTTCCAATATTGACACCAATGTTTCCATCGGAACCATTTTCTCCATCCACCAAAGACTAGAACCAAATTCCAAAGAACCAGGTGGCGAACGCGACCTCTTACAACAAGGCCATTTGCAACGTTGTGCTGGTTATATCATCTACGGATCCTCTACCATGCTCGTACTTTCGACAGGAAAGGGAGTTTCCGGATTTACCTTAGATCCAAGTGTGGGGGAATTTTTACTCTCTCACCCCAATATGCAAATGCCGATCTCCGGTGATATTTACTCTGCCAATGAAGGAAATGCCTCCTATTGGTCTCCAGAAGTACAGGCCTACCTCCAAAAGATCAAGTCCATCGAAGGCGGAAAAAAACCCAAAACCGCGCGTTACATCGGGTCACTCGTAGCAGATTTCCATAGAAACCTTTTGAAAGGTGGGATTTTCCTCTATCCGAACGATACGAAGTCATCCAAATATCCCAATGGAAAATTACGACTCTTGTACGAAGCAGCACCAATGGCCTACATTGCCGAACAAGCAGGTGGGATGGCAGTGACTGTGAAAGGTGAGCGGATCCTTGACCTCACACCAAAAGAACTTCATGAAAGAACAACGCTCATTATTGGAAGTAAGAAGGAAGTAGAAGAATTCCTTACATTCATTCCTAAGGCATAA
- a CDS encoding GatB/YqeY domain-containing protein, whose protein sequence is MTLQETISTDLKTALKAKDETVLGTLRLIKAEIQYELTKTGASELTDTAVMQILKSNFKRRKDTAVEYDKANRPDLSSKEIQEAEVISRYIPKEVSEEEISIAVNEAIVELNVSGAQDMGKVMGKVMAKFKGQNIDGSKVSSLVKQALSVR, encoded by the coding sequence ATGACCCTGCAAGAGACGATCAGTACCGATCTAAAAACGGCATTAAAGGCCAAGGATGAAACCGTCCTCGGCACTTTGCGTCTCATCAAAGCAGAAATTCAATATGAATTAACCAAAACCGGTGCTTCCGAGCTGACGGATACTGCTGTGATGCAGATCCTTAAATCCAATTTCAAACGAAGAAAGGACACGGCTGTTGAATATGACAAAGCCAATCGTCCTGATCTATCGAGTAAAGAAATTCAGGAAGCAGAAGTCATCTCTCGTTATATTCCAAAAGAAGTCTCCGAAGAAGAAATCTCAATCGCAGTCAACGAAGCCATTGTGGAATTGAATGTGAGCGGAGCCCAGGATATGGGAAAGGTGATGGGTAAAGTAATGGCAAAATTTAAAGGACAAAATATAGACGGCTCCAAGGTATCCTCCCTCGTTAAACAAGCACTTAGCGTCCGTTAA
- the rpoD gene encoding RNA polymerase sigma factor RpoD, whose translation MENLASLPEVQKIISIGKANREVSYDEINEILPDKILNSEKIDDVFTLLHEMGIEIVEEYSKKSLEESSSLTTTKEESTKETKEKPARKKRESSVSSSSEDPIRLYLKEIGKVSLISGETEVFLAKRIEKGEKIIEETILSSSILRQNFAKLIPKIKSKKIKVYDLVKVDKMYALNQEQADKLEKVFFENMELIQQDEKVLNESTNRIRKYSENSKKFKELKEKIDLSTGKIDEAIRKIGVSQKEIQKISQKIKSMVFRVKEIEKHFLKIKAKYGHDVREIKALNRFIEKNENLDEIEKMMGCDIDEVREVIKDIRNNERKLRRMEQEAGSPVGEIKDWGEKIIKGEREIAQAKRELVRANLRLVVSIAKRYANRGMHFFDLIQEGNIGLIRAVDKFEYKKGYKFSTYATWWIRQAITRAISDQARTIRVPVHMIEQVNKVIRETRLFVQEFGRDPSNDEIAERLGWPVQKVKAVKNVAREPISLEIPVGSEEDSELGDFIEDKEVISPLNSAASSILSEQIRQVLQTLPAREQKVIRMRFGLDDGYAQTLEEVGYQFKVTRERIRQIEAKALRRLRHPSRSKKLKDYID comes from the coding sequence ATGGAAAATCTAGCAAGCCTACCAGAAGTACAAAAGATCATCTCGATCGGAAAAGCAAATCGAGAGGTATCTTATGATGAAATCAATGAAATACTTCCGGATAAAATTTTAAATTCCGAAAAGATTGATGATGTCTTTACTTTGTTACACGAAATGGGGATCGAAATTGTAGAAGAGTATTCCAAAAAATCATTGGAAGAATCTAGTTCCCTCACAACTACAAAAGAAGAATCCACAAAAGAAACAAAAGAGAAACCTGCACGTAAAAAAAGAGAGTCCAGTGTTTCTTCTAGTTCCGAAGACCCGATTCGCCTTTATTTAAAAGAAATTGGTAAAGTATCTCTTATCTCTGGTGAAACAGAAGTGTTTCTTGCCAAACGGATTGAGAAGGGTGAAAAAATAATTGAAGAAACAATCCTTAGTTCTTCAATACTACGCCAAAACTTTGCGAAACTAATTCCTAAAATTAAATCTAAAAAAATCAAAGTTTATGACTTAGTGAAAGTGGACAAAATGTACGCTCTCAACCAAGAGCAAGCGGACAAATTAGAAAAAGTATTTTTTGAAAACATGGAACTCATCCAACAGGATGAAAAAGTTCTCAACGAATCCACAAACCGAATTCGTAAATATTCTGAGAACTCTAAGAAGTTCAAAGAACTCAAAGAAAAAATTGATTTATCCACTGGTAAAATTGACGAAGCCATTCGCAAAATTGGAGTCTCTCAAAAAGAAATCCAAAAGATCTCTCAAAAGATCAAATCAATGGTTTTCCGAGTTAAGGAAATCGAAAAACATTTCCTTAAAATCAAAGCCAAATACGGACATGATGTTCGTGAAATCAAAGCCCTCAACCGTTTCATCGAAAAAAATGAAAACCTAGATGAAATCGAAAAGATGATGGGTTGTGATATTGATGAAGTCAGAGAAGTCATCAAAGACATTCGTAACAACGAAAGAAAACTCCGTCGTATGGAACAGGAAGCTGGTTCTCCTGTTGGGGAAATCAAAGACTGGGGTGAAAAAATCATCAAAGGCGAAAGAGAAATTGCCCAAGCCAAAAGAGAACTTGTGCGAGCAAACCTTCGTTTGGTGGTCTCCATTGCAAAACGTTATGCCAACCGTGGGATGCATTTCTTCGATTTGATTCAAGAAGGAAACATCGGTCTTATCCGTGCTGTTGATAAATTCGAATACAAAAAAGGTTATAAATTTTCTACTTACGCCACTTGGTGGATCAGACAAGCCATCACTCGTGCGATCTCTGACCAAGCAAGAACCATCCGTGTTCCTGTTCATATGATTGAACAAGTGAACAAAGTGATTCGAGAAACAAGACTCTTTGTCCAAGAGTTTGGTCGCGATCCATCCAATGATGAAATTGCAGAACGACTCGGCTGGCCCGTGCAGAAAGTAAAGGCTGTGAAAAACGTGGCTCGGGAACCAATCTCTCTTGAGATTCCTGTGGGTTCAGAAGAAGATTCGGAACTCGGAGATTTTATCGAAGACAAAGAAGTCATCTCTCCACTAAACTCAGCCGCGTCTTCTATCCTTTCAGAACAAATCCGTCAGGTTTTACAAACCCTTCCCGCTCGGGAGCAAAAGGTCATTCGGATGCGATTCGGTTTGGATGATGGGTATGCACAAACATTGGAAGAGGTGGGTTATCAGTTTAAGGTGACTCGGGAAAGGATTCGTCAGATTGAAGCAAAAGCACTACGAAGACTCCGCCACCCAAGTAGATCTAAAAAACTCAAAGATTATATCGATTAA
- a CDS encoding pyruvate dehydrogenase complex dihydrolipoamide acetyltransferase produces the protein MAKIQEMTQLSPTMEEGTIVKWLKKEGDSVSPGDIIAEVETDKAVMEMEAFETGVILKILHTEGAKLKVGQALAVIGKPGEDVSSLLADLPKQSPSQTKVETALPKETQTSKPSVSEPTAPAISSQVSETKQNPTSMNSVTAVTEINSTNRGGLRVLASPLAKSIAIEHGVDLHTVIGTGPEGRITKKDVLDTLSQGTGASQYASKTATRADEVVSLNGMRKTIAKRLTESKQNLPHFYLNVDVNAKAMETFRLELTEFQKHLDPELQVKVSLNDIIVKATAAALRFHPKVNASFQGDSILQFGRVDVGIAVSLDGGLLTPVIRNADGKSILEISKEVKELAKRARERKLKPEEFSNGTFTISNLGMYGISRFTAIINEPESGILAVGSVEDKPVVENGAVVAGRVLSLTLSCDHRVIDGAVGAEFLRTLKSLLEQPSLIAGVI, from the coding sequence ATGGCAAAAATTCAAGAAATGACCCAACTTTCTCCTACGATGGAAGAAGGAACCATTGTGAAGTGGTTGAAAAAAGAAGGAGATTCCGTTTCTCCCGGTGACATCATAGCTGAAGTAGAAACAGACAAAGCCGTGATGGAAATGGAGGCCTTTGAAACAGGAGTGATTTTAAAAATCCTTCATACAGAAGGGGCCAAATTAAAAGTAGGACAGGCTTTGGCAGTCATTGGAAAACCAGGAGAAGACGTATCTTCTCTGTTAGCGGATCTTCCCAAACAATCACCAAGCCAAACAAAGGTGGAAACGGCACTCCCGAAGGAAACCCAAACCTCCAAACCTTCCGTTTCGGAACCCACTGCCCCGGCAATCTCTTCCCAAGTATCGGAAACCAAACAGAACCCAACCTCGATGAACTCGGTTACGGCGGTTACCGAGATAAATTCAACAAACCGAGGAGGACTTCGTGTCCTAGCCTCTCCTCTCGCCAAATCCATTGCCATTGAACATGGGGTTGATTTACACACAGTGATCGGAACAGGACCTGAGGGAAGGATCACGAAAAAAGATGTTTTGGATACTTTAAGCCAAGGGACTGGTGCAAGTCAATACGCGAGTAAAACGGCAACACGCGCCGATGAAGTTGTGAGTTTGAATGGTATGCGAAAAACCATAGCCAAACGTCTGACCGAGTCCAAACAGAATCTTCCCCATTTTTATTTGAACGTGGATGTAAATGCAAAGGCCATGGAAACATTTCGTTTAGAACTTACGGAATTCCAAAAACATTTAGATCCAGAACTCCAAGTCAAAGTCAGCCTAAACGATATCATTGTCAAAGCCACTGCTGCAGCCCTAAGGTTTCATCCCAAGGTCAATGCGAGTTTCCAAGGAGATTCCATTTTACAATTTGGTCGAGTGGATGTAGGAATTGCTGTTTCTCTGGACGGAGGACTATTAACGCCTGTTATCCGAAATGCGGATGGAAAATCCATACTAGAAATTTCGAAAGAGGTGAAGGAACTAGCAAAACGTGCCCGGGAACGAAAATTAAAACCGGAAGAATTTTCCAATGGAACCTTTACCATTTCCAACTTAGGAATGTATGGAATCAGTCGGTTCACAGCCATCATCAATGAACCAGAAAGTGGAATCCTTGCTGTTGGGTCTGTGGAAGACAAACCAGTTGTGGAAAACGGGGCCGTGGTAGCTGGCCGGGTTTTGTCTTTGACCCTTTCTTGCGACCACCGAGTGATCGATGGTGCGGTCGGGGCCGAATTCTTAAGAACTCTAAAGAGCCTACTCGAACAACCGAGCCTTATAGCCGGTGTGATCTGA
- a CDS encoding pyruvate dehydrogenase complex E1 component subunit beta: MAILTYREALNRAMVEEMEKDPLIYLMGEEVGHYQGAYKVSQGMLDKFGEERVIDTPISENGFAGIGVGSAMVGLRPIIEFMTWNFSLVAIDQIINSAAKMNYMSGGQFPMPIVFRGAGGAGGRLGAQHSQAFESWYAHCPGLKVVCPATPKDAYGLLKSSIRDNNPTIFIESEVLYGSKGEVPEQEYTIPLGLGEIKRKGTDITLVTWSRALGFAEEAAAILEKEGISVEIVDLRSLRPLDENLIYESVKKTNRAIVVEEGWPVAGFGAQIAYLIQKNAFAYLDHPVERVTQMDVPMSYAANLERMSLPNATRVADTIREMLQ, encoded by the coding sequence ATGGCCATTCTAACTTACAGAGAAGCGTTAAACCGTGCCATGGTGGAAGAGATGGAAAAAGACCCACTCATTTACCTGATGGGAGAAGAAGTCGGACATTACCAAGGAGCTTATAAAGTTTCCCAAGGGATGCTCGATAAGTTTGGGGAAGAAAGAGTGATCGACACTCCCATTTCCGAAAATGGATTTGCGGGGATTGGAGTGGGTTCGGCGATGGTGGGTTTACGTCCCATCATTGAATTTATGACTTGGAACTTTTCTCTTGTTGCCATCGACCAAATCATCAACTCTGCAGCAAAAATGAATTATATGAGTGGGGGCCAGTTCCCCATGCCGATTGTCTTTCGTGGTGCCGGTGGTGCGGGAGGAAGACTTGGGGCCCAACACTCCCAAGCCTTCGAATCTTGGTATGCCCATTGCCCAGGCCTCAAAGTGGTTTGTCCTGCCACTCCGAAAGATGCTTACGGCCTACTCAAATCTTCCATCAGAGACAATAACCCGACAATCTTTATCGAATCAGAAGTGTTATACGGATCCAAAGGAGAAGTCCCGGAACAGGAATATACCATTCCTTTGGGCCTCGGTGAAATCAAAAGAAAAGGAACAGACATCACTCTTGTGACTTGGTCAAGAGCCCTTGGGTTTGCAGAGGAAGCCGCGGCCATTCTCGAAAAAGAAGGAATCTCTGTAGAGATTGTGGATCTCCGCAGTTTACGCCCGTTAGATGAAAATCTAATTTATGAATCGGTAAAAAAAACCAATAGAGCGATCGTTGTGGAAGAAGGTTGGCCTGTGGCAGGATTTGGAGCCCAAATTGCATACCTCATCCAAAAAAATGCCTTCGCTTATTTGGACCATCCCGTGGAACGAGTCACACAAATGGATGTACCTATGTCTTACGCTGCCAACTTAGAAAGAATGAGTTTGCCAAACGCAACAAGAGTTGCTGATACCATCCGCGAGATGTTACAGTAG
- a CDS encoding NADase-type glycan-binding domain-containing protein produces the protein MGLNQLPASPSSLLFPNSKSIFSIFFIFLLIPIFFHCKASEKQLDYLRTQSLGQINPEEPWRFSPEFSLDDKVSTAFCANAKEFGSGFTLYLNSFSQFSALQIFNGFHRSANDLKTNDAVKKIRITSFEMETDDLKSKLKLGSTVDLELSKPKFGKSGFQVLDLDAKFHGNVIRLEILETHGLGSTGRVCISEVQFGEIQKEKFVSYPWVSFDKIKRTIEQFGKAERHFSGFKQLVFANEKGTISFYDQGTILPVFFKADQTFSFSEMYGEGDPLGFLPSIVGTYTILQSSEEGLELNLSYYDGGGIERNISWVFKRAEVGDEDFENFKTKLGTKFSEVFNPKTHFLFVLKEKESGRTFYHYELPKPK, from the coding sequence ATGGGTCTGAACCAATTACCAGCTTCTCCTTCTTCTTTATTGTTCCCAAATTCCAAATCCATTTTTAGCATTTTTTTCATATTTCTTTTGATTCCAATATTCTTTCACTGTAAAGCATCTGAAAAACAATTAGATTACCTTCGCACACAAAGTCTCGGCCAAATAAATCCTGAAGAACCATGGCGGTTTAGTCCCGAGTTTTCATTGGATGATAAAGTCTCGACAGCATTTTGTGCCAATGCCAAGGAATTTGGATCAGGATTTACTCTTTATCTAAATTCTTTTTCTCAGTTTTCCGCCTTACAGATATTTAATGGATTTCATAGAAGTGCAAACGATTTAAAAACAAACGATGCTGTTAAAAAAATTCGAATTACTTCTTTTGAGATGGAAACAGATGATTTAAAATCTAAATTAAAATTAGGTTCTACTGTGGATCTAGAACTTTCCAAACCAAAATTTGGAAAATCGGGATTCCAAGTTTTGGATTTAGATGCAAAGTTTCATGGCAATGTCATTCGGTTGGAAATTTTAGAAACCCATGGTTTGGGGTCTACTGGTAGGGTTTGTATTTCCGAGGTTCAGTTTGGTGAAATACAAAAAGAAAAATTTGTTTCTTATCCTTGGGTGTCCTTTGATAAAATCAAACGTACCATTGAACAATTTGGAAAAGCCGAAAGGCATTTTTCTGGATTCAAACAATTGGTATTTGCCAATGAAAAGGGAACCATTTCCTTTTATGACCAAGGAACCATCCTTCCTGTTTTTTTTAAAGCCGACCAAACCTTTAGTTTTTCCGAAATGTATGGAGAAGGTGACCCGTTGGGATTTTTACCATCCATTGTGGGAACTTATACCATCCTTCAATCTTCTGAAGAAGGTTTGGAGTTAAACTTAAGTTATTATGATGGGGGTGGTATCGAAAGAAATATTTCTTGGGTTTTCAAACGAGCCGAAGTGGGCGATGAAGACTTTGAAAACTTCAAAACAAAACTCGGCACTAAGTTTTCTGAAGTATTTAATCCTAAAACGCACTTTCTATTTGTTCTAAAGGAAAAGGAATCGGGAAGAACTTTTTATCATTACGAACTTCCCAAACCGAAATAG
- the rpsU gene encoding 30S ribosomal protein S21, whose product MTPQVGIYLKEGESIEAALRRFKRDCANAGIMSEIKRREYFEKPSVVKKKAVEAAKRKRDKKKRLFAKKDKL is encoded by the coding sequence ATGACCCCACAAGTAGGGATTTATTTAAAAGAAGGGGAATCTATCGAGGCGGCGCTTCGTAGATTCAAAAGAGATTGTGCGAATGCTGGTATCATGAGCGAAATCAAACGCCGTGAATACTTCGAAAAGCCTAGTGTTGTGAAAAAGAAGGCTGTCGAAGCGGCAAAACGCAAACGAGACAAAAAGAAAAGATTATTCGCTAAAAAAGATAAACTTTAA
- the dnaG gene encoding DNA primase — protein MNPYQSFKERVRREVSIDSYINRFVPLRRMGRNLVGICPFHNEKTPSFNVNAEGGFYHCFGCKASGDLFRFVMDYQKVDFLKSLEILSDYSGIPLVERTKEEEESERKKEALYQVSQKALEYFQRNLNTSAGEVALKYLESRGMYTEDLKVFKIGFGLPGFGNLRQDLFKTEAEVKLGEQLGLLKRQDQNRDPYDFFRSRIMFPVIDTRGRVIAFSGRILGESEEAKYINSPNSLIYDKSRTFYNLNLSQDSIRKTREAVIVEGVFDAIGLFRKGIEFVVAPLGTGFTEGHVRILKNMADKVYLMMDSDKAGTKGAFRAVNLLSKEGVVVKVCHIPEGKDPFDYSLHHNKQEIRDLLEGAAPASQFMIREILGGAGPSSLAEEKQAGVKKLFEFLKPMEKETDKQVYLEEGARQLGLSFSSLFQDFRGKPGVTSTPSAVDTKKERTLAKPGKLSPVLVCERKMIAMLIQNLELFSFADDLLSLEFRDEVSAFLWDYLYTKYLQNENLTAAEILSREEIPSEYLGMIAEHFTADESTSPGLFKGMFLYHADLLDDARMEELVKEMAKPDLTIEEKNNLLSELSLLKSEKNKRSVYLRTIQTLEV, from the coding sequence GTGAATCCTTACCAAAGTTTTAAAGAAAGAGTTCGCAGAGAAGTCTCCATTGATTCCTATATCAACCGATTTGTTCCCTTACGTCGTATGGGAAGAAACCTTGTAGGCATTTGCCCCTTCCACAATGAAAAAACTCCATCTTTCAATGTAAACGCGGAAGGTGGATTCTATCACTGTTTTGGATGTAAAGCATCCGGTGATTTGTTTCGATTTGTGATGGACTACCAAAAGGTAGACTTTCTCAAATCTTTAGAAATCCTTTCTGATTATTCTGGAATTCCTCTTGTGGAAAGAACCAAAGAAGAGGAAGAATCTGAACGTAAAAAGGAAGCTCTCTACCAAGTTTCACAAAAAGCATTGGAATACTTTCAAAGAAATTTAAATACCAGTGCCGGTGAAGTGGCTCTAAAATATTTAGAATCACGAGGGATGTATACAGAGGATTTAAAGGTTTTTAAAATAGGGTTTGGACTTCCTGGATTTGGAAATTTACGACAAGACCTGTTCAAAACAGAAGCCGAAGTTAAGTTAGGTGAGCAGTTAGGTCTTCTCAAAAGACAAGACCAAAATAGAGATCCTTATGATTTCTTTAGAAGTCGCATTATGTTTCCGGTCATTGATACTCGGGGGAGAGTGATTGCCTTTTCCGGTAGGATTCTCGGTGAATCGGAAGAAGCAAAATACATCAATAGTCCGAACTCCCTTATTTACGACAAAAGTCGTACGTTTTATAATTTGAATTTGAGCCAAGACAGCATCCGTAAAACAAGAGAAGCTGTCATCGTCGAAGGTGTGTTTGATGCCATTGGACTCTTTCGTAAAGGGATCGAGTTTGTGGTTGCTCCTCTTGGAACTGGATTTACAGAAGGCCATGTTCGGATCTTAAAAAATATGGCGGACAAAGTGTACCTCATGATGGATTCTGATAAAGCAGGAACCAAAGGTGCCTTTCGTGCCGTGAATCTCCTTTCGAAAGAAGGAGTGGTGGTAAAGGTATGTCATATCCCAGAAGGAAAGGATCCTTTTGATTATTCCCTCCATCATAACAAACAAGAAATTAGAGATTTACTGGAAGGGGCGGCTCCTGCTTCCCAATTTATGATCCGTGAGATCCTGGGTGGTGCGGGTCCATCTTCCTTGGCTGAGGAAAAACAGGCAGGTGTCAAAAAACTCTTCGAATTCCTGAAACCGATGGAAAAAGAAACGGACAAACAGGTCTATTTAGAAGAGGGGGCACGCCAGCTCGGACTCTCTTTTTCTTCTCTTTTTCAGGATTTTCGTGGCAAGCCGGGTGTAACTTCGACCCCCTCTGCGGTCGATACTAAAAAAGAACGGACACTGGCCAAACCAGGGAAACTTTCTCCCGTTTTGGTTTGTGAACGTAAGATGATCGCAATGCTCATTCAGAATTTGGAACTGTTTAGTTTCGCTGATGATTTGTTGTCACTCGAGTTTCGAGATGAAGTATCCGCTTTTCTTTGGGACTATTTATATACGAAGTATTTGCAGAATGAGAACCTAACAGCTGCAGAAATTCTTTCGAGGGAAGAGATTCCTTCGGAATACCTGGGAATGATCGCCGAACATTTTACGGCCGATGAATCGACGTCACCAGGATTATTTAAAGGGATGTTTCTTTACCATGCGGATTTGTTGGATGACGCAAGGATGGAAGAACTTGTCAAAGAGATGGCCAAACCTGACTTAACGATTGAAGAAAAGAACAATCTTTTGTCAGAACTTTCACTCTTAAAAAGTGAAAAAAATAAGAGATCCGTGTATCTCCGAACGATCCAAACGTTAGAAGTATAA
- the pdhA gene encoding pyruvate dehydrogenase (acetyl-transferring) E1 component subunit alpha produces the protein MVSSIPKDSQSVSELKEFYRQMVLIRKFEEAAAKAYSVGKIGGFLHLYIGQEAVGVGSIAALTPKDYIVSTYRDHGHALARGLNPKPLMAELFGKGTGISKGNGGSMHFFDRNAHFMGGHGIVGGHISLAAGIAFASKFKKEDSVTICFFGEGAANIGSFHEGLNLAAIWKLPVVFICENNHYAMGTPEYRALAVKDVSVRAYAYDMARDHIEGDEVRKVRDHVQVAVERARRGEGPTLIEVSTYRFRGHSMSDPAKYRTKEELEAYKKKDPLMRARHELELGGIKTEELEKMDLEIQTQVDEAYQYAETSPEPPLSQLHKYVYAEDK, from the coding sequence TTGGTTTCTTCTATCCCAAAAGACTCACAATCAGTGAGCGAGTTGAAAGAGTTCTACAGACAAATGGTACTTATACGAAAGTTTGAGGAAGCCGCTGCCAAAGCCTATAGCGTAGGAAAGATTGGTGGGTTTTTACATTTGTACATCGGCCAAGAAGCTGTGGGAGTTGGTTCCATTGCAGCCCTCACCCCAAAGGACTATATTGTTTCTACTTATAGAGACCACGGCCATGCTTTGGCAAGGGGCTTAAATCCCAAACCTCTGATGGCAGAGTTATTCGGAAAAGGTACGGGAATCTCAAAAGGTAACGGCGGTTCAATGCACTTTTTTGATCGCAATGCTCATTTTATGGGTGGGCACGGAATTGTGGGAGGTCATATCTCTCTTGCCGCAGGGATTGCCTTTGCTTCTAAATTTAAAAAAGAAGATTCTGTCACCATTTGTTTTTTTGGAGAAGGTGCTGCCAATATTGGTTCCTTTCATGAGGGCTTAAACCTAGCTGCCATTTGGAAACTCCCTGTCGTTTTTATTTGCGAGAATAACCATTATGCGATGGGAACTCCCGAATACCGAGCACTTGCAGTCAAAGATGTTTCTGTCAGAGCTTACGCTTATGATATGGCTCGGGATCATATTGAAGGCGATGAAGTGAGAAAGGTAAGAGACCATGTCCAAGTGGCGGTGGAAAGGGCTCGTCGCGGGGAAGGCCCCACCCTCATCGAAGTATCCACTTACCGGTTTCGTGGCCATTCCATGTCGGATCCTGCTAAGTATAGAACCAAAGAAGAATTAGAAGCCTATAAAAAGAAAGACCCTCTGATGCGTGCCAGACACGAATTAGAATTAGGTGGGATCAAAACAGAAGAATTAGAAAAAATGGATTTGGAAATCCAAACCCAAGTTGATGAGGCGTACCAATATGCAGAAACCTCACCAGAACCTCCCCTTTCTCAACTACACAAGTATGTGTATGCGGAGGATAAATAA